One genomic region from Prevotella sp. Rep29 encodes:
- a CDS encoding S41 family peptidase, translated as MKRTIFLAVCVFVAGQLFAQSDKDHRFKVVKNLEVFNTIYKHLDLLYVDTLDADEVVGTAINAMLSSLDPYTEYYPEENTSDLKEMFTGKFAGIGSLVRFNHKLKNVVIEEPYENMPAAEAGLRRGDIILSINDSSMAGKDVAYVSSRLRGDAGTTIKVKVKRPATGKTIQFKVTRRTVQNPPVPFYGMQGSETGYIQLNSFNENCSKDVRRAFIELKNQGMKSLVLDLRGNGGGSEMEAVRLVNMFVPKGKLVVSNRGKQKRANHDYLTTVEPLDSVMPLVVLVNGGSASSSEIVSGALQDLDRAVILGTRTYGKGLVQMPVDLPYNGLLKLTTNKYYIPSGRCIQAVNYNRGRGGKSEQIPDSLTNIFYTANGREVRDGGGITPDVVIRPDSLANITYYLSVLDTTEVMHDYILDYVNTHPKIAPAATFDLTDAEYEQFKQRVLASNFTYDRESEKYLKDLIKLAQFEGYYEDAKEEFENLKRKLNHNVEKDLDFNKEQIKQMLTADIVSDYYFQRGTIENSLRHDKQLKEAIRLLQTPDEYGKLLMPEKK; from the coding sequence ATGAAACGGACAATCTTTTTGGCAGTATGTGTGTTTGTTGCCGGACAGCTTTTTGCACAGTCAGACAAGGACCACCGCTTCAAGGTGGTCAAGAATCTGGAGGTGTTCAACACAATTTATAAACATCTGGACTTGCTCTACGTGGACACGCTCGATGCCGACGAGGTGGTGGGGACAGCCATCAATGCCATGCTCAGCAGCCTGGATCCCTACACGGAGTATTATCCGGAGGAGAATACGTCGGACCTGAAGGAGATGTTCACAGGCAAGTTTGCGGGCATCGGGTCGCTGGTGCGCTTCAATCACAAACTGAAGAATGTGGTCATCGAGGAGCCATACGAGAATATGCCGGCGGCGGAAGCCGGACTGCGGCGTGGCGATATCATCCTGAGTATCAACGACTCGTCTATGGCAGGGAAGGACGTTGCGTATGTCAGCAGCCGCTTGCGGGGCGATGCCGGAACGACCATCAAGGTCAAGGTGAAGCGTCCGGCAACGGGAAAAACCATTCAGTTCAAGGTGACCCGCCGCACGGTGCAGAATCCTCCCGTTCCTTTCTATGGCATGCAGGGCAGCGAGACGGGCTATATACAGCTGAACTCTTTCAACGAGAATTGTTCGAAAGACGTGCGCCGGGCGTTCATCGAGCTGAAGAACCAAGGAATGAAATCGCTGGTGCTCGATTTGCGCGGAAACGGCGGCGGCTCGGAGATGGAAGCTGTGCGGTTGGTCAACATGTTCGTTCCGAAGGGTAAATTGGTCGTTTCCAACCGCGGTAAACAGAAGCGTGCCAACCATGACTACCTCACCACCGTCGAACCGCTCGACTCGGTCATGCCGCTGGTGGTTCTCGTGAACGGAGGGAGTGCCAGCTCAAGCGAAATCGTGAGCGGCGCGCTGCAAGACCTCGACCGCGCGGTCATCTTAGGAACACGCACCTACGGCAAGGGATTGGTGCAGATGCCGGTGGACCTGCCCTACAACGGACTGCTGAAACTGACAACGAACAAATACTATATCCCGAGCGGGCGCTGCATCCAGGCGGTCAACTACAACCGCGGACGGGGCGGTAAGAGCGAACAGATACCCGACTCACTCACCAACATTTTCTATACCGCAAACGGCAGGGAGGTGCGCGATGGCGGAGGCATCACGCCCGATGTGGTGATACGTCCCGACTCGTTGGCAAACATCACTTACTACCTCTCGGTGCTTGACACGACGGAAGTGATGCACGACTATATCCTCGACTACGTGAACACCCATCCGAAAATTGCACCCGCAGCCACGTTCGACCTCACGGATGCCGAATATGAGCAGTTCAAGCAGCGCGTGCTGGCAAGCAATTTCACGTATGACCGCGAGAGCGAGAAATACCTGAAGGATTTGATTAAGCTGGCGCAGTTTGAAGGCTATTATGAGGATGCCAAGGAGGAGTTCGAGAATCTGAAGCGGAAACTGAACCACAATGTGGAGAAAGACCTGGACTTCAACAAGGAACAAATCAAGCAGATGCTCACTGCCGACATCGTGTCCGACTACTATTTCCAGCGCGGGACGATAGAAAACTCGCTCCGCCACGACAAGCAACTGAAGGAAGCTATACGCCTGTTACAGACTCCCGACGAATACGGGAAGCTTCTCATGCCTGAGAAAAAGTAG
- a CDS encoding sugar O-acetyltransferase has translation MTEREKMLAGEVYCAVDSQLIADLQATRGVLHEFNSLHPSETQRMKEILKGLLGFVADDDFIINQPFRCDYGKQISIGRRFFANFNFVVLDEAPVTIGDDCFIGPNVSVYTACHSTDPVERNTRQEWAKPVTIGNNVWIGGSVTILPGVTIGDNVTIGAGSVVVGDIPSNTVAVGNPCKVIKHV, from the coding sequence ATGACGGAAAGAGAGAAAATGCTGGCAGGAGAAGTCTATTGTGCCGTTGATTCACAGTTGATAGCTGACTTGCAGGCGACGAGAGGGGTGTTGCATGAGTTCAACTCGTTGCACCCGTCGGAAACTCAGCGGATGAAGGAGATTCTGAAAGGGTTGCTCGGATTCGTGGCTGACGACGACTTCATCATCAACCAGCCGTTCCGCTGCGACTACGGCAAGCAGATAAGCATCGGCAGACGATTCTTTGCCAATTTCAACTTTGTGGTGCTTGACGAGGCTCCGGTGACCATAGGCGACGATTGCTTCATCGGTCCCAACGTCAGTGTCTATACGGCTTGTCACAGCACCGACCCGGTGGAGCGGAATACCCGCCAGGAATGGGCAAAGCCTGTTACAATCGGTAACAATGTGTGGATTGGCGGGAGCGTGACGATTTTGCCCGGTGTGACAATAGGCGACAATGTGACTATCGGTGCAGGTTCGGTCGTGGTGGGCGATATTCCTTCCAACACGGTGGCAGTGGGAAATCCCTGTAAAGTAATCAAACACGTGTGA
- a CDS encoding YifB family Mg chelatase-like AAA ATPase, with protein sequence MLVKTFSAAVNGLEVTTVRIEVSITRGVQYHLTGLGDEAVRESRDRITAALQNNGYKFPVADVTVNMAPADLRKEGSGFDLPLAIGILAGNDNMQCEMLADYMLVGELGLDGKLQPVRGALPIAIRARAEKFKGLIVPKQNVREAAVVNQLDVYGMETLTEVIDFLNGSTQFEPMRIDTRREFYEHQTKFELDFADVRGQESVKRALEVAAAGGHNLIMIGPPGSGKSMMAKRLPGILPPLSLAESLETTQIHSVAGKLGRNMSLISQRPFRSPHHTISQVALVGGGTNPQPGEISLAHNGVLFADELTEFSKQTLEVLRQPLEDRKISISRAKYSVEFPASFMFVASCNPCPCGYYGDPTHHCVCTPGQIQRYLGKISGPLLDRIDIQCEITPVPFNDISKAQPGEPSAAIRERVIKARQVQENRFKNVHGVYCNAQMSERMIHEYAEPDEAGINLLRMAMERLKLSARAYNRILKVARTIADLEGTPHVQSHHLAEAIGYRNLDRGDWAERGV encoded by the coding sequence ATGTTGGTGAAAACATTTTCCGCAGCGGTCAACGGTCTGGAAGTGACGACCGTGAGGATAGAGGTAAGTATCACGCGCGGCGTGCAATATCACTTGACCGGACTTGGTGATGAGGCGGTCAGGGAGAGTCGTGACCGCATTACGGCAGCGTTGCAGAACAATGGTTACAAATTTCCTGTTGCCGACGTCACGGTGAACATGGCTCCGGCAGACTTGCGCAAGGAGGGTAGTGGTTTCGACCTGCCGCTCGCAATAGGCATATTGGCGGGAAATGATAATATGCAGTGCGAAATGCTCGCAGACTACATGCTTGTCGGAGAACTCGGACTGGACGGAAAGTTGCAGCCCGTGCGCGGTGCTCTGCCCATTGCCATCCGTGCCCGTGCCGAGAAGTTCAAAGGACTTATCGTGCCGAAGCAGAATGTGCGTGAGGCGGCGGTGGTCAATCAACTTGATGTCTATGGAATGGAGACGCTCACCGAGGTAATCGACTTTCTCAATGGCAGCACCCAGTTCGAGCCGATGCGTATCGATACTCGTCGGGAGTTTTATGAGCATCAGACAAAATTCGAACTCGATTTCGCCGATGTCCGCGGTCAGGAGAGTGTGAAACGGGCACTTGAGGTTGCGGCAGCAGGCGGACATAATCTTATCATGATAGGTCCTCCGGGCAGCGGAAAGTCGATGATGGCGAAACGGTTGCCTGGCATTCTTCCACCACTGTCACTCGCCGAAAGTCTGGAAACAACACAGATACACAGCGTCGCAGGGAAATTGGGACGCAACATGTCACTCATCTCTCAACGGCCATTCCGCAGTCCGCACCACACCATCTCGCAAGTGGCACTCGTAGGTGGCGGCACCAATCCGCAGCCCGGCGAAATCAGTCTGGCACATAACGGAGTGCTCTTTGCAGACGAACTCACGGAGTTCAGCAAGCAAACGCTCGAAGTGTTGCGGCAGCCGCTCGAAGACCGCAAAATCAGCATATCGCGGGCGAAATACAGTGTGGAGTTTCCTGCATCGTTCATGTTCGTTGCTTCGTGCAATCCCTGTCCTTGTGGCTATTATGGCGACCCTACACACCATTGCGTCTGCACGCCTGGACAGATACAGCGCTATCTCGGGAAAATCAGCGGACCGCTCCTCGACCGCATCGACATTCAGTGTGAGATAACTCCCGTTCCGTTCAACGACATATCCAAGGCACAGCCCGGCGAGCCGTCGGCAGCTATTCGTGAGCGTGTGATAAAGGCGCGACAGGTACAGGAAAACCGTTTTAAAAACGTGCATGGAGTCTATTGCAACGCCCAGATGTCAGAGCGCATGATTCACGAATATGCCGAGCCCGACGAAGCTGGCATCAACTTGCTGCGCATGGCGATGGAGCGTCTGAAACTCTCCGCGCGCGCGTACAATAGAATATTAAAGGTGGCGCGCACCATAGCCGACCTCGAAGGAACACCGCATGTGCAATCCCATCACCTCGCCGAAGCCATCGGCTACCGCAACCTCGACCGCGGCGACTGGGCTGAGAGGGGAGTGTGA
- a CDS encoding porin family protein produces MKLKILFTGILALLASTLSKADSWDDDLQVKARAGYSIGGTAPIGMPETIRSIDAYKLTPSFMFGLDIQKNIGDKWGLLTGLHFENKAMNGDVTTKAYHMEVRKGDSMMEGLFTGKVHQEVTQWMFTLPIQATYSFNDKLQLKAGPYFSLLINKDFSGIASDGYLRQNDPTGPKILMGSKEGEWATYDFSDDMHRFQFGLAVGIDWQFYRNFGLSADLNWGLNGIFKSDFKTVDQTLFPIYATIGLFYRLK; encoded by the coding sequence ATGAAACTGAAAATATTATTCACGGGAATATTGGCATTGTTGGCTTCCACACTGTCAAAAGCCGATTCATGGGACGACGACCTGCAAGTGAAAGCCCGTGCAGGCTATAGCATTGGCGGGACAGCCCCCATCGGAATGCCGGAAACCATTCGTAGCATTGATGCCTACAAACTGACGCCCTCGTTCATGTTCGGTCTTGATATTCAAAAGAATATAGGAGACAAATGGGGACTGTTGACAGGACTGCATTTCGAGAACAAAGCAATGAACGGCGATGTTACCACTAAGGCCTATCACATGGAAGTGCGTAAGGGCGACTCCATGATGGAAGGGCTTTTCACTGGTAAGGTGCATCAAGAGGTAACGCAATGGATGTTTACCCTCCCCATCCAAGCAACCTACAGCTTCAACGACAAGCTGCAACTAAAAGCAGGTCCTTACTTCTCCTTGCTTATCAACAAAGACTTCAGCGGAATAGCTTCTGATGGCTACCTGAGACAGAACGACCCTACCGGTCCGAAGATTCTCATGGGCAGCAAAGAAGGAGAGTGGGCAACTTACGACTTCAGCGATGACATGCATCGATTCCAATTCGGATTGGCTGTAGGCATTGACTGGCAGTTCTATCGCAACTTCGGACTTTCTGCCGATCTCAACTGGGGACTCAATGGCATCTTCAAAAGCGACTTCAAAACTGTTGACCAGACACTCTTCCCCATCTATGCCACCATTGGACTGTTCTATCGATTGAAGTAA
- a CDS encoding PCMD domain-containing protein gives MRKLKINSMWITLVFVSCMLCLTSCIKDEAGNKECDILNAWVEGDEYAVYFNDKNQMKVSDISSTETNITFVVRSLLSLSKQIPVCFDLTPGATIEPANGSLQDFTNGPVTYTVTSEDGEWTRQYKVAFIEPTLPTFKFSFEHVETSEQTYSGSYYHIFYEEATTGQRQDIWDSGNSGAALTLFYAQPDAFPTSSVEQGYQGKGVCLKTISAGSLGAMMKKPIAAGNLFLGKFIIENVLTDALKTTRFGVPIDREPVRVTGYYKYQPGDKFTDKDMHEVAGRTDEASIYAVFYRNKDSEGKDVYLWGNDVLDLNKLNTHPQVVKVAKMDKLPPTNEWTRFEMFFEGKDADDEELSEKKFNLALVFSSSKDGALFEGAIGSTLYVDEVEISFEK, from the coding sequence TGCCTGACATCGTGTATCAAGGATGAGGCGGGAAACAAGGAATGCGACATTCTCAACGCTTGGGTGGAAGGCGATGAGTATGCTGTTTATTTCAACGATAAGAACCAAATGAAAGTATCAGACATTAGTTCCACCGAGACGAATATCACTTTCGTGGTACGTTCGCTGCTGTCACTTTCGAAGCAAATTCCTGTCTGTTTCGACTTGACTCCTGGTGCCACCATCGAACCAGCTAACGGATCACTGCAAGACTTCACAAACGGTCCTGTGACCTATACCGTAACCTCTGAAGATGGCGAATGGACACGCCAGTACAAGGTCGCTTTCATTGAGCCGACACTGCCCACCTTCAAATTCAGTTTTGAGCATGTTGAGACATCAGAACAGACCTATAGCGGCAGCTACTATCACATTTTCTATGAAGAGGCGACCACTGGTCAGCGACAGGACATTTGGGATTCGGGCAACTCCGGAGCAGCCTTAACTCTTTTCTACGCCCAACCAGACGCATTCCCAACCAGTTCCGTCGAACAAGGCTACCAAGGAAAGGGTGTCTGTCTGAAAACCATTTCGGCAGGCTCGTTGGGTGCCATGATGAAAAAGCCTATCGCAGCAGGCAACCTGTTTTTAGGTAAGTTTATCATCGAAAATGTGCTGACCGATGCACTGAAGACCACCCGCTTTGGTGTACCCATCGACCGCGAACCCGTCCGCGTGACAGGCTACTATAAATATCAGCCGGGAGATAAATTTACCGACAAGGACATGCACGAGGTAGCCGGGCGCACGGACGAGGCAAGCATATATGCCGTGTTCTATCGGAATAAGGACAGTGAGGGAAAAGACGTTTATCTTTGGGGTAACGATGTGCTTGACCTGAACAAACTGAATACCCACCCTCAAGTTGTCAAAGTGGCAAAAATGGACAAGTTGCCTCCTACCAACGAATGGACACGCTTCGAAATGTTTTTTGAAGGTAAGGATGCTGATGATGAAGAACTGTCGGAAAAGAAATTCAATCTGGCTTTGGTATTCTCATCAAGTAAAGACGGTGCCCTGTTCGAGGGTGCCATTGGCAGTACTCTCTACGTAGATGAAGTGGAAATATCGTTTGAAAAATAA